One genomic region from Pseudoduganella lutea encodes:
- the gspN gene encoding type II secretion system protein N: protein MKRTFLWLLAIAITAVFTLLVFFPASWVAALVEKQTGGRLTLGDAQGTLWRGSAFVGGAASGNSAVTPLLPGRFAWKLSPLSLLGSVRMELDNPEALTQPVNFTGSWRAWQLSPAALKLPADGLAGLGAPLNTLALSGRLQLAWTSLALALENKAFLVNGVTTLQMGDMSSRLAPIRPLGSYQLALDWKGQQAAVALTSVKGPLLLTGSGQLRNGRLQFSGQAEAAAGYEDTLGNLLNLLGQRRNIGGKNIIALEFR, encoded by the coding sequence ATGAAGCGCACCTTCCTGTGGCTGCTGGCGATCGCCATCACCGCGGTCTTCACGCTGCTCGTCTTCTTCCCGGCGAGCTGGGTGGCCGCGCTGGTGGAAAAGCAGACCGGCGGGCGGCTCACGCTGGGCGATGCGCAAGGCACGCTGTGGCGCGGCTCGGCCTTCGTCGGCGGTGCCGCCAGCGGCAACAGCGCCGTGACGCCGCTGCTGCCGGGGCGCTTCGCCTGGAAGCTGTCGCCGCTGTCGCTGCTGGGCAGCGTGCGCATGGAACTGGACAATCCGGAAGCGCTGACGCAACCCGTCAACTTCACGGGCAGCTGGCGCGCCTGGCAACTGAGCCCTGCCGCGCTGAAGTTGCCGGCCGATGGCTTGGCCGGCCTGGGGGCGCCGCTGAACACGCTCGCGCTGTCCGGCCGGCTGCAACTGGCGTGGACGTCGCTGGCGCTCGCGCTGGAAAACAAGGCCTTCCTGGTCAACGGCGTCACCACGCTGCAGATGGGCGACATGTCGTCGCGCCTGGCGCCGATCCGGCCATTGGGCAGCTACCAGCTGGCGCTGGACTGGAAGGGCCAGCAGGCCGCCGTCGCGCTGACATCCGTGAAAGGGCCGCTGCTGCTGACCGGCAGCGGCCAGCTGCGCAACGGCCGGTTGCAATTTTCCGGCCAGGCCGAAGCGGCCGCCGGCTATGAAGACACCCTGGGCAACCTGCTCAACCTGCTGGGCCAGCGCCGCAATATCGGCGGCAAAAACATCATCGCACTCGAGTTCAGATAA
- the gspM gene encoding type II secretion system protein GspM, whose protein sequence is MSDVRNGLAGLRASAAGFWSARTEQERRFLTAGSIVVGLALVYAILVDPALTGRERLRKELPALRQQTAEMQALAAQAAQLGAQAPAQVQPLSRDRLNATLAARGLDPQNLAVTGDYVKVDFKGVQFAGLVTWLDAARREERLAVQEAKIGTPGGKEDSAGLVDATLTLRQEAGSR, encoded by the coding sequence GTGAGCGATGTAAGAAATGGACTTGCCGGCCTTCGCGCATCGGCCGCGGGATTCTGGAGCGCACGCACGGAACAGGAACGCCGCTTTCTCACGGCCGGCAGCATCGTCGTCGGCCTGGCGCTGGTGTATGCGATCCTGGTCGACCCGGCGCTGACGGGCCGTGAACGGCTGCGCAAGGAACTGCCGGCACTGCGCCAGCAAACGGCGGAGATGCAGGCACTGGCCGCGCAGGCAGCGCAGTTGGGGGCGCAGGCGCCGGCACAGGTGCAGCCGCTGTCGCGCGACCGGCTGAACGCGACGCTGGCGGCGCGCGGCCTGGATCCGCAAAACCTTGCCGTGACCGGCGACTACGTGAAAGTGGACTTCAAGGGCGTGCAGTTCGCCGGCCTCGTCACGTGGCTCGATGCCGCGCGGCGCGAAGAACGGCTGGCGGTGCAGGAAGCTAAGATCGGCACGCCGGGCGGCAAGGAAGACAGCGCGGGCCTCGTCGACGCCACGCTGACGCTGCGCCAGGAAGCGGGCAGCCGATGA
- the gspL gene encoding type II secretion system protein GspL: MTTLYINYPARAAAADIGAACAYAQVGDGGNVLQQGAGALGKLGDLVAASRKVVLLLAAADVTLLRAAVPPLTGSRLKAAIPNLVEEQLLGDPADCVFALGPAQPGGSERTVAVVQRAWLDVLVKALVQQGARTVSALPAQLCLPLAAGGVSALLANDEGGMELTLRTGPYEGIGLALPAQPDAALEVLRALAGEAPVTLYVPAAQRAHYESLLPTVTGITLEEDHWAHRIAASKAVQLDLAAGLGAASGARAQAWKQWRWPLRLALVAVLVNIVALNVEWLRMKREAEGLRQSMVQIFRAAYPNEKVVLDPAAQLRGNLARAKAGSGEMGSDDFTALAAAFGEALGGLPRRDVVAGLEYRERALIVRLKPGSVDGGALVQVQAQLAPRGLTLTETGAGTWELRAGGKS; this comes from the coding sequence TTGACGACTCTCTACATAAACTACCCGGCCCGCGCCGCCGCGGCCGACATCGGCGCCGCCTGCGCCTATGCGCAGGTGGGCGACGGCGGCAACGTGCTGCAGCAGGGCGCCGGCGCGCTGGGCAAGCTGGGCGACCTGGTGGCGGCAAGCCGCAAGGTGGTGCTGCTGTTGGCGGCGGCCGACGTGACGCTGCTGCGCGCTGCCGTGCCGCCGTTGACCGGCAGCCGCCTGAAGGCGGCGATCCCCAACCTCGTCGAGGAACAATTGCTGGGCGATCCGGCCGACTGCGTGTTCGCGCTCGGCCCGGCGCAGCCCGGCGGCAGCGAACGCACGGTGGCGGTGGTGCAGCGCGCCTGGCTGGATGTGCTGGTCAAGGCGCTCGTGCAGCAGGGCGCTCGCACCGTGTCCGCGCTGCCGGCCCAACTGTGCCTGCCGCTGGCAGCCGGCGGCGTGTCCGCATTGCTCGCCAACGACGAAGGCGGCATGGAGCTGACATTGCGTACCGGCCCTTACGAAGGGATTGGCCTGGCTTTGCCGGCGCAGCCCGATGCGGCGCTGGAGGTGCTGCGCGCCCTGGCCGGCGAGGCACCCGTCACGCTGTACGTGCCGGCTGCCCAGCGCGCGCACTATGAATCGCTGCTGCCCACTGTCACGGGTATCACGCTGGAAGAGGATCACTGGGCGCACCGCATCGCGGCCAGCAAGGCCGTGCAGCTCGACCTGGCCGCTGGCCTTGGCGCGGCGAGCGGCGCCCGGGCGCAGGCCTGGAAGCAGTGGCGCTGGCCGCTGCGGCTGGCGCTGGTGGCGGTGCTGGTCAATATCGTGGCGCTGAACGTGGAATGGCTGCGCATGAAACGCGAGGCCGAAGGATTGCGCCAGTCGATGGTGCAGATCTTCCGCGCCGCCTACCCGAATGAAAAGGTGGTGCTCGATCCGGCCGCGCAGCTGCGCGGGAATCTCGCCCGCGCCAAGGCGGGCAGCGGCGAAATGGGCAGCGATGACTTCACGGCGCTTGCCGCCGCATTCGGCGAGGCGCTCGGAGGGCTGCCACGGCGCGATGTCGTGGCCGGCCTCGAGTACCGCGAACGCGCCCTCATCGTGCGGTTGAAGCCGGGCAGCGTGGATGGGGGCGCCCTGGTGCAGGTGCAGGCGCAACTGGCGCCACGGGGATTGACGTTGACGGAAACGGGCGCGGGAACATGGGAACTGCGTGCGGGAGGCAAATCGTGA
- the gspK gene encoding type II secretion system minor pseudopilin GspK: MMRGLQRQRGVAVVTALLLTTLAVTIVASLFWQQQVQVRSVENQRLHLQTRWILRGALDWARLILRQDGLDYPNFTRADGVWATPLAETRLDQYVERERVEGEDYDATLQGQIYDAQSRYNLTNLAGVKAVIDPEVKVFAQLLTVLQLDAGLARAAAEYAMRSKVAGQAGNGNAPLAFQRVEDLLAVGFPQAAVERLRDFVVVLPEATGINVNTAPAEVLAAIDEGMSLSQAQSVVASRKRKPFNDISEFTGMLQNPVPPGIVSVHSNYFLVLSQVRLDRAAMESWALIYRLPPAQGARTTVKWIREI; the protein is encoded by the coding sequence ATGATGCGCGGCCTGCAGCGCCAGCGCGGCGTCGCCGTCGTCACCGCACTGCTGTTGACGACGCTGGCGGTCACGATCGTGGCCAGCCTGTTCTGGCAGCAGCAGGTGCAGGTGCGTTCCGTGGAAAACCAGCGGCTGCACCTGCAGACACGCTGGATCCTGCGTGGCGCGCTCGACTGGGCGCGGCTGATCCTGCGGCAGGACGGCCTGGATTACCCGAACTTCACCCGGGCCGACGGCGTGTGGGCCACACCGCTGGCGGAAACGCGGCTGGACCAGTACGTGGAGCGCGAGCGGGTCGAGGGCGAGGATTACGATGCCACCTTGCAGGGGCAGATCTACGATGCGCAGTCGCGTTACAATCTGACCAACCTGGCTGGCGTCAAGGCGGTCATAGACCCTGAAGTGAAGGTCTTTGCGCAGCTGCTGACTGTGCTGCAGCTCGATGCCGGCCTCGCGCGGGCCGCGGCAGAGTATGCGATGAGGTCCAAGGTGGCGGGGCAAGCCGGAAACGGCAATGCACCGCTGGCATTCCAGCGCGTGGAGGATTTGCTCGCCGTGGGCTTTCCGCAAGCGGCCGTCGAGCGGCTGCGTGACTTCGTGGTCGTGCTGCCTGAAGCGACCGGGATCAACGTGAACACGGCACCCGCCGAAGTGCTTGCCGCCATCGACGAAGGCATGTCGCTGTCCCAGGCCCAGTCGGTGGTCGCATCGCGCAAGCGCAAGCCGTTCAATGACATCAGTGAATTTACCGGCATGTTGCAGAACCCGGTACCGCCGGGGATTGTCAGCGTGCACAGCAACTATTTCCTCGTGCTGAGCCAAGTAAGGCTGGACCGGGCCGCCATGGAATCGTGGGCACTGATTTATCGGCTGCCGCCGGCCCAGGGAGCGCGGACCACTGTGAAGTGGATCCGGGAAATCTAA
- a CDS encoding prepilin-type N-terminal cleavage/methylation domain-containing protein has protein sequence MKQRGFTLIELLVAITILAIVAVLGWRGLDSILRSRVSLTQQMEHTRGVQLAFAQLQNDLEQLARKDVIGQRQNLVADNLRLIFVRTHAPDQGPTQLVVVSYRLRDGVLARRESAATRDLVQLDALWQAAVSDADPVQGVALHAGVSGMGVRLWVNGAWTAPQNSTGGAVNEPDGLEMSLQLMREPNPMVKVLLLGDT, from the coding sequence ATGAAACAGCGCGGTTTCACTCTCATCGAACTGCTGGTGGCGATCACCATCCTGGCCATTGTGGCCGTGCTGGGCTGGCGAGGGCTGGACAGCATCCTGCGTTCGCGCGTCTCGCTGACGCAGCAGATGGAACACACGCGCGGCGTCCAGCTCGCCTTCGCGCAATTGCAGAACGACCTGGAACAGCTGGCCCGCAAGGACGTGATCGGGCAGCGGCAAAACCTGGTGGCCGACAACCTGCGGCTGATCTTCGTGCGCACCCATGCACCCGACCAGGGCCCCACGCAACTGGTGGTGGTCAGCTATCGCCTGCGCGACGGCGTGCTGGCACGGCGCGAATCGGCCGCCACGCGCGATCTCGTGCAGCTTGATGCGCTGTGGCAGGCCGCGGTCTCCGACGCCGACCCGGTGCAGGGCGTGGCCCTGCATGCCGGCGTGTCCGGCATGGGCGTGCGCCTATGGGTGAACGGTGCCTGGACCGCGCCGCAGAACAGTACCGGCGGCGCCGTGAACGAGCCGGATGGCCTGGAAATGTCGCTGCAATTGATGCGCGAGCCGAATCCGATGGTGAAGGTGCTGCTGCTGGGGGATACATGA
- the gspI gene encoding type II secretion system minor pseudopilin GspI, with the protein MKRSANGKQAGFTLLEVLVALFIVGTALVAALQAIGSLTRNSEGLRTTMMATWSAENRLVQIRLGKVFPSVGKTSFACPQGDLQLQCEEEVIISPNPLLRRVEVSVYDAARPQRRIIKLVQLVLKER; encoded by the coding sequence ATGAAGCGTTCCGCAAACGGGAAGCAGGCGGGTTTCACGCTGCTGGAAGTGCTCGTGGCCCTGTTCATCGTCGGCACCGCGCTGGTCGCCGCATTGCAGGCGATCGGCAGCCTGACCCGCAACAGCGAAGGCCTGCGCACGACGATGATGGCCACCTGGTCGGCCGAGAACCGCCTGGTGCAGATCCGCCTGGGCAAGGTGTTCCCATCGGTCGGCAAGACATCGTTCGCGTGTCCGCAGGGCGACCTGCAACTGCAGTGCGAGGAAGAAGTGATCATCTCGCCGAACCCGCTGCTGCGGCGCGTGGAAGTGTCCGTGTACGACGCGGCCAGGCCGCAGCGCCGCATCATCAAGCTGGTACAACTGGTGCTGAAGGAACGATGA
- the gspH gene encoding type II secretion system minor pseudopilin GspH, which produces MRQRGFTLIELLVVLVIIGLTLGLVTMNVAPSGRQAMQQEAQRVALLLQLARDEAIVRNRPIAFEAGAQGYRFLVREGREWKTLPQDDMLREREFKRTPMTLLLDPSTNLPGAPMRIVFGREPVDKPFVLTLAHGDVRTAVRADGIGHFTVE; this is translated from the coding sequence ATGCGCCAGCGCGGCTTTACCCTGATCGAGCTGCTGGTGGTGCTGGTCATCATTGGCCTCACGCTGGGCCTGGTCACGATGAACGTGGCACCGAGCGGGCGCCAGGCAATGCAACAGGAGGCACAGCGCGTGGCCTTACTGCTGCAACTGGCGCGCGACGAGGCGATCGTGCGCAACCGGCCGATCGCATTCGAAGCGGGCGCGCAGGGCTACCGCTTTCTGGTGCGCGAAGGGCGCGAATGGAAGACGCTGCCGCAAGACGACATGCTGCGCGAACGCGAATTCAAGCGTACCCCGATGACCCTGCTGCTCGATCCCTCCACCAATCTTCCCGGTGCGCCAATGCGCATCGTGTTCGGCCGCGAGCCGGTCGACAAGCCGTTCGTGCTCACGCTGGCCCATGGCGATGTGCGCACCGCGGTGCGGGCCGATGGCATCGGCCATTTCACGGTTGAGTGA
- the gspG gene encoding type II secretion system major pseudopilin GspG translates to MKKGLHLTRRARGFTLIEIMVVVVIMGVLAALVVPKLLSRTGESKVAAAKVDIATIMQSLKLYKLDNTRYPTTEQGLQALLVKPTSGPAANGWKEGGYLEKMPKDPWGFQYQYLSPGIKGEVDVFSTGADGQPGGTGEDADIGSWEN, encoded by the coding sequence ATGAAAAAAGGTCTCCATCTCACGCGCCGCGCGCGTGGTTTCACCCTCATCGAAATCATGGTGGTCGTCGTCATCATGGGCGTGCTGGCCGCGCTCGTGGTGCCGAAGCTGCTGTCGCGCACCGGCGAATCGAAGGTCGCCGCGGCGAAGGTCGACATCGCCACGATCATGCAATCGTTGAAACTGTATAAACTTGATAACACCCGGTACCCGACCACCGAGCAGGGCCTGCAGGCGCTGCTGGTGAAGCCCACGTCCGGTCCGGCCGCCAACGGCTGGAAGGAAGGCGGCTACCTGGAAAAGATGCCGAAGGATCCATGGGGCTTCCAGTACCAGTACCTGTCGCCCGGCATCAAGGGCGAGGTGGACGTGTTCTCGACCGGCGCCGACGGCCAGCCGGGCGGTACCGGCGAGGATGCCGACATCGGCTCCTGGGAAAACTAA
- a CDS encoding HesA/MoeB/ThiF family protein — protein sequence MNDQQLLRYSRHILLDEIGIEGQQKLLSARVLVIGAGGLGSPAVLYLASAGVGHLTIVDDDDVDLTNLQRQIAHTTARVGQPKALSARESVAAINPDVQVTALVERVDDARLAELAAASDVVLDCTDNFATRHAVNRACVAARVPLVSGAVIRFDGQVSVFDPRHDGAPCYSCLFPQDQAFEDVACSTMGVFAPLVGVVGAMQAAEALKIVMGIGTSLAGRLLLLDGLRMEWSSIGVGRAGGCPVCGQ from the coding sequence ATGAACGACCAGCAGCTGCTGCGCTATTCGCGGCATATCCTCCTCGACGAGATCGGCATCGAGGGGCAGCAGAAACTTTTGTCCGCACGCGTGCTCGTCATCGGTGCCGGCGGCCTCGGTTCGCCGGCGGTGCTGTATCTTGCCTCGGCCGGTGTCGGCCACCTGACCATCGTCGACGACGACGATGTCGATCTCACGAACCTGCAGCGCCAGATCGCCCATACCACAGCCCGCGTCGGCCAACCCAAGGCGCTGTCGGCGCGGGAGTCGGTTGCCGCGATCAACCCGGACGTGCAGGTGACCGCGCTGGTCGAACGCGTCGACGATGCCCGCCTTGCCGAACTGGCGGCGGCAAGCGACGTGGTCCTCGACTGCACCGACAACTTCGCGACCCGCCACGCGGTCAACCGCGCCTGCGTGGCAGCGCGCGTGCCGCTCGTTTCCGGCGCCGTGATCCGCTTCGACGGCCAGGTCAGCGTCTTCGATCCGCGCCACGACGGTGCGCCATGCTACTCGTGCCTGTTCCCGCAGGACCAGGCCTTCGAGGACGTGGCGTGTTCGACGATGGGCGTGTTCGCGCCGCTGGTGGGTGTCGTCGGTGCGATGCAGGCGGCCGAGGCATTGAAGATCGTGATGGGCATCGGCACCTCGCTGGCCGGCCGGCTGCTGCTGCTCGACGGCCTGCGCATGGAGTGGAGCAGCATCGGCGTGGGCCGCGCCGGCGGCTGCCCGGTCTGCGGCCAATAA
- a CDS encoding S41 family peptidase — protein sequence MGKKLKSIGLIGLGMVAGVAASMNFSALAQRIDAPLPLEELRQLSDVFGLIKTDYVENVDDKKLLQEAIAGMVSSLDPHSVYLDEKAFREMRESVQGKFVGIGIEVSTEDGYVKVVSPIEDTPAFKAGIRSGDLITRIDNVPLKGLSLDESIKKMRGEPRTKVVLTISRKGDDKPLIVPIVREEIRVQSVKAKVVEPGYVWLRISQFQEPTLDEMVKKLSSLYEKNPDIKGIVLDLRNDPGGVVPGAIGVSAAFLPKDSVVVSTNGQLADSKQTFYARPEYYAGRHPGDPLAKLPAAVKTVPLVVLVNAGSASASEIVAGALQDYKRAIVMGSTTFGKGSVQTLRQLTADTAVKLTTARYYTPKGRAIQAKGIEPDVHVDETPEGDGLNSLRLREADLEKHLSGDDKESRPVRHDELEEEQRILALAKSQKPVEFGSKDDFQLAQALNHFKGLPVKLAKADTPAEKRAGEILVKPETKTDVVKPEDKKAPPSQVK from the coding sequence ATGGGTAAGAAACTCAAGAGTATTGGCCTGATCGGCCTGGGCATGGTGGCCGGCGTTGCCGCCTCCATGAACTTTTCCGCGCTCGCCCAGCGGATCGACGCCCCGTTGCCGCTGGAAGAGCTGCGCCAGTTGTCGGACGTGTTCGGCCTGATCAAGACCGATTACGTGGAAAACGTCGACGACAAGAAGCTGTTGCAGGAAGCGATCGCCGGCATGGTGTCGTCGCTCGATCCGCACTCGGTGTACCTGGATGAAAAGGCATTCCGCGAAATGCGCGAGTCGGTGCAGGGCAAGTTCGTCGGCATCGGCATCGAAGTCTCCACCGAGGATGGCTACGTGAAGGTGGTATCGCCGATCGAGGATACGCCCGCGTTCAAGGCCGGTATCCGCTCCGGCGACCTGATCACCCGCATCGACAACGTGCCATTGAAAGGCCTGTCGCTGGATGAGTCGATCAAGAAGATGCGCGGCGAGCCGCGCACCAAGGTCGTGCTGACGATTTCGCGCAAGGGCGACGACAAGCCGCTCATCGTGCCGATCGTGCGCGAGGAGATCCGCGTGCAGAGCGTGAAGGCGAAGGTGGTGGAACCGGGCTACGTGTGGCTGCGCATCTCGCAGTTCCAGGAACCCACGCTTGACGAGATGGTCAAGAAGCTGTCAAGCCTGTACGAGAAAAACCCGGACATCAAGGGCATCGTGCTCGACCTGCGCAACGACCCGGGCGGCGTGGTGCCGGGCGCGATCGGCGTATCGGCCGCGTTCCTGCCGAAGGATTCCGTGGTCGTTTCCACCAATGGCCAGCTGGCCGATTCCAAGCAGACGTTCTACGCGCGGCCGGAATACTATGCCGGTCGCCACCCGGGCGATCCGCTGGCGAAGCTGCCCGCGGCCGTGAAGACGGTGCCGCTGGTGGTGCTCGTCAATGCCGGCTCGGCTTCCGCTTCCGAGATCGTGGCCGGTGCGCTGCAGGATTACAAGCGCGCCATCGTGATGGGCAGCACCACGTTCGGCAAGGGCTCGGTGCAGACCCTGCGCCAGTTGACCGCCGATACGGCCGTCAAGCTGACGACCGCGCGCTACTACACGCCGAAAGGCCGGGCGATCCAGGCCAAGGGCATCGAACCGGACGTGCACGTGGATGAAACACCCGAAGGCGACGGCTTGAACAGCCTGCGCCTGCGCGAAGCCGACCTGGAAAAACACCTGTCCGGCGACGACAAGGAAAGCCGCCCGGTGCGCCATGACGAGCTGGAAGAAGAGCAGCGCATCCTGGCACTGGCGAAAAGCCAGAAGCCCGTCGAATTCGGCAGCAAGGACGATTTCCAGCTGGCCCAGGCGCTGAACCACTTCAAGGGCTTGCCGGTAAAGCTGGCCAAGGCCGATACGCCGGCGGAAAAACGCGCCGGGGAAATCCTCGTCAAGCCGGAGACGAAGACGGACGTGGTCAAGCCGGAAGATAAAAAGGCGCCGCCCTCGCAGGTGAAGTAA